The Alnus glutinosa chromosome 7, dhAlnGlut1.1, whole genome shotgun sequence genome includes a region encoding these proteins:
- the LOC133872787 gene encoding serine/threonine-protein kinase CTR1 isoform X1 yields the protein MEMPARRSNYTLLSQVPDDQFAGAPTTSFYESLSGEGKSNNNKGKAERGFDWDATGDHRGNRIGNPNPYSSSIGLQRQSSGSSFGESSLSGDYYAPTPLTAVATEIDSLGYMHDDVSFRVGGGGGGELRAKAVGTTGGGSSSGKSWAQQTEESYQLQLALALRLSSEAACVDDPNFLDPNPEESASRSGFAEALSHRFWVNGCLSYFDKVSDGFYLIHGMNPYVWSVCTELQENGRIPSIELLRSVDPTADSSIEVVLIDRRSDPSLKEFQNRALNISSSCTTTKEVVDQLAKLVCNGMGGSASTGEDDFVPIWRECSDDQKYHFGSVVIPIGRLSAGLCRHRAILFKVLADTINLPCRIAKGCKYCTRDDSSSCLVRFGLGRECLVDLIGKPGYLCVPDSLLNGPSSISISSPLRFPRLKPVEPTIDFRSLAKQYFSDCESLNLVFDDASTGTGEDPGISMHPKQYDRKYTDRNDNVLISSDEDETSRLPLHPKVAQPSAQNQDSELFKSCNPSQNIADSTNVVKDTAPLKHILPIGRRDVQPPLAISNPRFDTLEDPRFTEGGQLVPGKTNKEHSLDIDEIPWSDLVLKEKIGAGSFGTVHRADWDGSDVAVKLLMEQDFLAERHREFLREVAIMKRLRHPNIVLFMGAVTQPPNLSIVTEYLSRGSLYRLLHKPGAREMLDERRRLNMAYDVAKGMNYLHKRNPPVVHRDLKSPNLLVDRKYTVKVCDFGLSRLKASTFLSSKSAAGTPEWMAPEVLRDEPSNEKSDVYSFGVILWELATLQQPWSNLNPAQVVAAVGFKGKRLDIPRDLNPQVASIIEACWANEPWKRPSFSSIMESLKPLIKPSTPQPGRADMMLIT from the exons ATGGAAATGCCGGCGAGAAGATCGAACTACACACTCCTTAGCCAAGTACCCGACGACCAGTTCGCCGGAGCTCCGACGACGTCGTTCTACGAGTCGTTGTCCGGAGAGGGAAAGAGCAACAACAATAAGGGGAAGGCGGAGAGAGGCTTCGATTGGGACGCGACCGGTGATCACAGGGGCAATCGGATCGGGAACCCGAACCCGTACTCGTCGTCGATCGGTTTGCAGAGGCAATCGAGCGGAAGCAGCTTCGGCGAAAGCTCGCTCTCCGGGGATTACTACGCGCCGACGCCGTTGACGGCGGTGGCGACCGAGATCGACAGCCTGGGATACATGCACGATGATGTGTCGTTCAGAgtcggcggcggcggcggcggcgaaTTGAGGGCGAAGGCTGTGGGAACCACCGGAGGAGGGTCGTCGTCCGGGAAGAGCTGGGCCCAGCAGACGGAGGAGAGTTACCAGTTGCAGCTGGCTCTGGCGCTGAGGCTTTCGTCGGAGGCGGCCTGTGTTGATGATCCGAATTTCTTGGATCCTAACCCCGAAGAATCGGCGTCGCGGTCAGGCTTCGCTGAGGCATTGTCACATCGTTTCTGG GTGAATGGCTGCCTGTCATACTTTGACAAAGTCTCTGATGGGTTTTATCTGATTCATGGGATGAATCCATATGTATGGTCTGTTTGCACTGAGCTTCAAGAGAATGGTCGTATTCCATCAATTGAATTGCTAAGGTCTGTTGATCCAACTGCTGATTCTTCAATTGAAGTGGTTTTGATTGATCGACGTAGTGATCCAAGCTTAAAGGAATTCCAAAATAGGGCTCTCAACATTTCTAGTAGTTGCACAACCACAAAAGAGGTTGTTGATCAGCTTGCAAAGCTTGTCTGCAACGGAATGGG GGGTTCAGCTTCCACGGGAGAAGATGACTTTGTTCCCATCTGGAGGGAGTGCAGTGATGatcaaaaatatcattttggaTCTGTTGTCATTCCAATAGGTAGACTATCTGCTGGCCTCTGCAGACATCGTGCTATATTGTTTAAA GTGCTAGCTGACACAATCAATCTACCATGTCGAATAGCCAAGGGCTGTAAATACTGCACAAGAGATGATTCTTCCTCTTGTCTTGTCCGGTTTGGGCTCGGCAG GGAATGTCTGGTTGATTTGATTGGGAAGCCAGGTTACTTATGCGTGCCTGATTCCTTGCTCAATGGTCCTTCTTCCATCTCAATTTCTTCACCATTGCGCTTTCCACGACTTAAACCAGTTGAACCTACCATTGATTTCAGGTCACTGGCCAAGCAGTATTTCTCGGACTGCGAATCACTTAATCTCGTATTTGATGATGCTTCCACAG GAACTGGTGAAGATCCTGGGATTTCCATGCATCCTAAGCAGTATGACAGGAAGTACACAGATAGAAATGACAATGTGCTGATTTCAAGTGATGAAGACGAAACTTCTCGCTTACCTCTGCACCCAAAAGTTGCTCAGCCAAGTGCCCAGAATCAAGATTCTGAGCTGTTCAAATCGTGTAATCCTTCTCAGAATATTGCAGACTCAACCAATGTGGTCAAAGATACAGCCCCTCTTAAACATATCTTGCCTATTGGACGTAGAGATGTTCAACCACCTTTGGCAATATCTAATCCGAGGTTTGATACTCTTGAGGATCCAAGGTTCACTGAGGGAGGTCAGCTGGTTCCCGGTAAAACGAATAAAGAGCATTCTCTTGATATAGACGAGATCCCATGGAGTGATCTTGTTCTAAAAGAGAAAATTGGAGCAG GTTCATTTGGAACTGTTCATCGTGCTGATTGGGATGGCTCG GATGTTGCTGTGAAGCTTCTTATGGAGCAAGACTTTCTTGCTGAACGACACAGAGAATTTTTGAGGGAG GTTGCAATAATGAAACGCCTACGGCATCCAAATATTGTTCTCTTTATGGGTGCGGTCACTCAGCCCCCAAACTTATCCATAGTCACAGAATATTTATCAAG AGGTAGCTTGTATAGACTCTTGCACAAGCCTGGTGCTAGAGAGATGTTGGATGAGAGGCGTCGGTTGAACATGGCTTATGATGTG GCAAAGGGAATGAATTATCTTCACAAGCGCAATCCTCCAGTTGTCCATCGTGATTTAAAATCTCCAAATCTTCTGGTTGACAGAAAATATACAGTAAAG GTTTGCGATTTTGGTCTTTCCCGACTAAAGGCAAGCACGTTTCTGTCATCAAAGTCAGCCGCTGGTACC CCTGAGTGGATGGCCCCAGAAGTTCTTCGTGATGAGCCATCAAATGAAAAGTCAGATGTTTACAGCTTTGGTGTAATCTTGTGGGAGCTTGCGACATTGCAACAGCCATGGAGTAATTTAAATCCAGCACAG GTTGTGGCAGCTGTTGGCTTTAAGGGAAAAAGGCTTGACATTCCACGTGATTTGAATCCTCAAGTAGCTTCGATAATTGAGGCCTGCTGGGCCAA CGAGCCCTGGAAACGTCCTTCATTTTCCAGTATCATGGAATCTTTGAAGCCATTGATTAAACCTTCCACGCCCCAACCAGGTCGTGCAGACATGATGTTGATTACCTGA
- the LOC133872787 gene encoding serine/threonine-protein kinase CTR1 isoform X2, with the protein MEMPARRSNYTLLSQVPDDQFAGAPTTSFYESLSGEGKSNNNKGKAERGFDWDATGDHRGNRIGNPNPYSSSIGLQRQSSGSSFGESSLSGDYYAPTPLTAVATEIDSLGYMHDDVSFRVGGGGGGELRAKAVGTTGGGSSSGKSWAQQTEESYQLQLALALRLSSEAACVDDPNFLDPNPEESASRSGFAEALSHRFWVNGCLSYFDKVSDGFYLIHGMNPYVWSVCTELQENGRIPSIELLRSVDPTADSSIEVVLIDRRSDPSLKEFQNRALNISSSCTTTKEVVDQLAKLVCNGMGGSASTGEDDFVPIWRECSDDQKYHFGSVVIPIGRLSAGLCRHRAILFKVLADTINLPCRIAKGCKYCTRDDSSSCLVRFGLGRECLVDLIGKPGYLCVPDSLLNGPSSISISSPLRFPRLKPVEPTIDFRSLAKQYFSDCESLNLVFDDASTGTGEDPGISMHPKQYDRKYTDRNDNVLISSDEDETSRLPLHPKVAQPSAQNQDSELFKSCNPSQNIADSTNVVKDTAPLKHILPIGRRDVQPPLAISNPRFDTLEDPRFTEGGQLVPGKTNKEHSLDIDEIPWSDLVLKEKIGAGSFGTVHRADWDGSDVAVKLLMEQDFLAERHREFLREVAIMKRLRHPNIVLFMGAVTQPPNLSIVTEYLSSAEVACIDSCTSLVLERCWMRGVG; encoded by the exons ATGGAAATGCCGGCGAGAAGATCGAACTACACACTCCTTAGCCAAGTACCCGACGACCAGTTCGCCGGAGCTCCGACGACGTCGTTCTACGAGTCGTTGTCCGGAGAGGGAAAGAGCAACAACAATAAGGGGAAGGCGGAGAGAGGCTTCGATTGGGACGCGACCGGTGATCACAGGGGCAATCGGATCGGGAACCCGAACCCGTACTCGTCGTCGATCGGTTTGCAGAGGCAATCGAGCGGAAGCAGCTTCGGCGAAAGCTCGCTCTCCGGGGATTACTACGCGCCGACGCCGTTGACGGCGGTGGCGACCGAGATCGACAGCCTGGGATACATGCACGATGATGTGTCGTTCAGAgtcggcggcggcggcggcggcgaaTTGAGGGCGAAGGCTGTGGGAACCACCGGAGGAGGGTCGTCGTCCGGGAAGAGCTGGGCCCAGCAGACGGAGGAGAGTTACCAGTTGCAGCTGGCTCTGGCGCTGAGGCTTTCGTCGGAGGCGGCCTGTGTTGATGATCCGAATTTCTTGGATCCTAACCCCGAAGAATCGGCGTCGCGGTCAGGCTTCGCTGAGGCATTGTCACATCGTTTCTGG GTGAATGGCTGCCTGTCATACTTTGACAAAGTCTCTGATGGGTTTTATCTGATTCATGGGATGAATCCATATGTATGGTCTGTTTGCACTGAGCTTCAAGAGAATGGTCGTATTCCATCAATTGAATTGCTAAGGTCTGTTGATCCAACTGCTGATTCTTCAATTGAAGTGGTTTTGATTGATCGACGTAGTGATCCAAGCTTAAAGGAATTCCAAAATAGGGCTCTCAACATTTCTAGTAGTTGCACAACCACAAAAGAGGTTGTTGATCAGCTTGCAAAGCTTGTCTGCAACGGAATGGG GGGTTCAGCTTCCACGGGAGAAGATGACTTTGTTCCCATCTGGAGGGAGTGCAGTGATGatcaaaaatatcattttggaTCTGTTGTCATTCCAATAGGTAGACTATCTGCTGGCCTCTGCAGACATCGTGCTATATTGTTTAAA GTGCTAGCTGACACAATCAATCTACCATGTCGAATAGCCAAGGGCTGTAAATACTGCACAAGAGATGATTCTTCCTCTTGTCTTGTCCGGTTTGGGCTCGGCAG GGAATGTCTGGTTGATTTGATTGGGAAGCCAGGTTACTTATGCGTGCCTGATTCCTTGCTCAATGGTCCTTCTTCCATCTCAATTTCTTCACCATTGCGCTTTCCACGACTTAAACCAGTTGAACCTACCATTGATTTCAGGTCACTGGCCAAGCAGTATTTCTCGGACTGCGAATCACTTAATCTCGTATTTGATGATGCTTCCACAG GAACTGGTGAAGATCCTGGGATTTCCATGCATCCTAAGCAGTATGACAGGAAGTACACAGATAGAAATGACAATGTGCTGATTTCAAGTGATGAAGACGAAACTTCTCGCTTACCTCTGCACCCAAAAGTTGCTCAGCCAAGTGCCCAGAATCAAGATTCTGAGCTGTTCAAATCGTGTAATCCTTCTCAGAATATTGCAGACTCAACCAATGTGGTCAAAGATACAGCCCCTCTTAAACATATCTTGCCTATTGGACGTAGAGATGTTCAACCACCTTTGGCAATATCTAATCCGAGGTTTGATACTCTTGAGGATCCAAGGTTCACTGAGGGAGGTCAGCTGGTTCCCGGTAAAACGAATAAAGAGCATTCTCTTGATATAGACGAGATCCCATGGAGTGATCTTGTTCTAAAAGAGAAAATTGGAGCAG GTTCATTTGGAACTGTTCATCGTGCTGATTGGGATGGCTCG GATGTTGCTGTGAAGCTTCTTATGGAGCAAGACTTTCTTGCTGAACGACACAGAGAATTTTTGAGGGAG GTTGCAATAATGAAACGCCTACGGCATCCAAATATTGTTCTCTTTATGGGTGCGGTCACTCAGCCCCCAAACTTATCCATAGTCACAGAATATTTATCAAG TGCAGAGGTAGCTTGTATAGACTCTTGCACAAGCCTGGTGCTAGAGAGATGTTGGATGAGAGGCGTCGGTTGA
- the LOC133872288 gene encoding heat stress transcription factor A-3 has protein sequence MNPEDEHLPNSPPRTPTESKGKAPVVETSSSGSSELESETIGIRLSPIQPETKSQPFSPGSFFMDTTASFSMQNIGISGPPPPMDLEAFSTINLSPPLAETARTIPASSTGGGRDSESIGVPQPLECLQGNLIPPFLSKTFDLVDDPALDPIISWGPTGESFVVWDLVDFARLVLPRNFKHNNFSSFVRQLNTYGFRKIDTDRWEFANEAFQRGKRHLLKNIQRRKSTHSQQNGIYVGPSTEANRPALEDEVEKLRKEKSMVEKLRKEKSMMMQEVVELQQQQQGTFHHMESVNQRLQSVEQRQKQMFSFVTKLLQNPAFISQLQQKKEQREIGSPRMKRKFVKQHQHEMCKSDSSMEEQVVKYQPDWRQLIIPSAAPDFSPDPVEQSEDYFSQGMVTMIEPIGLGAENIPLPSDELAVVQGFTNTPEQVGEGSSRLGSEDLKGKNFMSPQEEVNPKYLVSFPEEIAKEKAISELSPGIESIIKQEDTWSMGFDPSTAMPSSSSELWGSLINYEVPELEVTSGLSDVWDLGSLQVAEGSGIDKWTTEEPESQDGQPKDDISENRDPYGFICF, from the exons ATGAATCCAGAAGACGAACACTTGCCAAATTCTCCACCTAGAACTCCTACGGAGTCGAAGGGTAAAGCTCCGGTCGTCGAAACGTCGTCGTCTGGTTCATCCGAGTTGGAGTCCGAGACTATTGGGATCCGGCTCTCCCCGATACAACCCGAAACAAAGTCGCAACCGTTCTCGCCCGGGTCTTTCTTCATGGACACCACGGCTAGTTTCTCCATGCAGAACATTGGGATCTCGGGCCCTCCTCCTCCAATGGACCTCGAAGccttctcaaccataaacctatCACCGCCTTTAGCCGAAACAGCGCGAACCATACCGGCGAGTAGTACAGGAGGAGGAAGAGACTCGGAGAGTATCGGCGTGCCTCAGCCGCTCGAGTGCTTGCAGGGCAATCTGATACCACCGTTTCTGTCGAAGACGTTCGACCTGGTGGACGACCCGGCGCTCGACCCGATCATATCGTGGGGACCCACTGGAGAGAGCTTTGTAGTGTGGGACCTGGTGGACTTTGCGAGACTCGTCCTGCCTCGGAATTTCAAGCACAACAATTTCTCCAGCTTTGTCCGCCAGCTTAATACTTAT GGGTTCCGCAAGATTGATACCGACAGGTGGGAGTTTGCCAATGAAGCTTTCCAGCGAGGGAAGAGACATCTGTTGAAGAACATTCAGAGGCGCAAATCAACTCATTCCCAGCAGAATGGGATCTATGTTGGGCCTTCTACCGAAGCAAATAGGCCTGCTCTGGAAGATGAGGTAGAGAAGCTGAGGAAGGAGAAGAGTATGGTAGAGAAGCTGAGGAAGGAGAAGAGTATGATGATGCAGGAGGTTGTTGAATTGCAGCAACAGCAGCAGGGTACCTTTCACCATATGGAATCAGTGAACCAGAGGCTCCAGTCTGTAGAGCAGAGACAGAAGCAGATGTTTTCTTTCGTGACAAAGTTGCTGCAGAACCCAGCATTCATATCCCAGCTTCAGCAGAAGAAGGAACAGAGAGAAATAGGTTCTCCACGAATGAAGAGGAAGTTTGTCAAGCAGCATCAACATGAAATGTGTAAATCGGATTCTTCCATGGAAGAGCAGGTTGTGAAGTACCAACCAGATTGGAGACAACTCATTATACCTTCTGCGGCCCCGGATTTTTCTCCAGATCCTGTTGAACAATCGGAGGATTATTTCTCACAAGGTATGGTTACTATGATAGAACCAATTGGCTTAGGTGCTGAAAACATACCACTTCCATCAGATGAATTAGCTGTAGTGCAGGGATTTACCAATACCCCTGAGCAGGTGGGAGAAGGGTCATCAAGGCTGGGGTCTGAAGATCTGAAAGGAAAGAATTTCATGAGCCCGCAAGAAGAGGTTAATCCCAAGTATCTTGTCTCTTTCCCAGAAGAAATAGCGAAGGAAAAGGCTATTTCTGAGTTATCTCCGGGGATTGAAAGCATCATTAAACAAGAGGACACATGGAGCATGGGTTTTGATCCAAGTACCGCTATGCCTAGCTCTAGCAGCGAGTTGTGGGGTAGTCTAATCAACTATGAAGTTCCAGAGTTGGAAGTGACTAGCGGATTATCAGATGTCTGGGATTTAGGTTCACTGCAAGTGGCCGAAGGTTCAGGCATCGATAAGTGGACTACTGAGGAACCCGAGAGTCAAGATGGCCAACCCAAAGATGATATATCAGAAAATAGGGATCCATACGGCTTCATTTGCTTCTGA
- the LOC133874341 gene encoding ribosome production factor 2 homolog encodes MFGVKTPKSGRARRALEKRAPKLVETGKKTLILHGTKTSGVLNAVLTEIYHMKRGSSVKFSRKNENIKPFESGGETSLEFLSQRTDCSIFVFGSHSKKRPNNLVMGRTYDHHIYDLVEVGVENFRPIESFKYDKKLAPQIGSKPLIAFIGEAFENVEELKHLKEVLLDLLRGEVVENLNLVGVDHAYVCTAISSNRVFLSHCGLRLKKSGTKVPRMELEEVGPSMDFVVRRHRLPNDSLRKEAMKTTREQPKKKVKNVSKDEIQGKIGKIYMPDQKVGDVALPNLAKGVKRERREAKLKNAENRHASKKQRENST; translated from the exons ATGTTTGGAGTAAAAACCCCGAAGTCAGGAAGGGCCAGAAGGGCGCTCGAGAAACGCGCACCCAAACTC GTCGAGACGGGCAAGAAGACGCTGATACTTCATGGCACAAAGACGAGCGGCGTACTGAACGCCGTGTTGACGGAAATCTACCACATGAAGAGGGGCAGCTCCGTCAAGTTCAGCCGCAAGAACGAGAATATCAAGCCCTTTGAGAGCGGCGGTGAGACCTCTTTGGAGTTCCTTTCTCAAAGAACCGATTGTAGCATTTTCGTg TTTGGTTCTCACTCAAAGAAGCGGCCTAATAATCTTGTTATGGGGAGAACTTACGACCACCACATCTATGATCTTGTGGAGGTTGGGGTTGAAAATTTCAGGCCGATAGAGTCATTCAAATATGACAAGAAATTAGCTCCACAGATTGGCTCAAAACCTTTGATTGCTTTTATTGGGGAAGCATTCGAGAATGTAGAAGAATTGAAACATTTGAAGGAAGTTTTGCTCGATCTGTTGCGGGGAGAG GTTGTGGAGAACTTAAATCTTGTGGGCGTAGACCATGCCTATGTATGTACAGCTATATCTTCAAATAGGGTGTTTCTTTCTCACTGTGGTCTGCGGCTAAAAAAGTCTGGCACAAAAGTACCGAGGATGGAACTGGAAGAAGTTGGTCCCTCCATGGATTTTGTGGTACGCCGGCATCGTCTTCCTAATGACAGCCTAAGGAAAGAAGCCATGAAAACAACCAGGGAACAGCCGAAGAAGAAG GTGAAAAATGTTAGCAAGGATGAAATACAGGGCAAGATCGGGAAGATATATATGCCAGATCAGAAG GTTGGAGATGTCGCTCTACCTAACTTAGCAAAAGGTGTGAAGAGAGAGCGCCGTGAAGCCAAGTTGAAAAATGCGGAAAACAGGCATGCAtcaaaaaaacagagagaaaattCAACATAA